The following are encoded together in the Corynebacterium jeikeium genome:
- the rsmI gene encoding 16S rRNA (cytidine(1402)-2'-O)-methyltransferase, with product MSEPVETKTLPADAVAALLARAAENRPLPQGGIILAATPLGNPLDASVRLIDALASADIVAAEDTRRTRALADTLGVEISGRIYSNFDHNEAERAEFFVEQAVQGRRVLVVTDAGMPSVSDPGFPLVVAARRARVPVTCLPGPSAVPTALALSGLGVGHFAFLGFAPRKDGARRSFFSSFSDAPYAVCFFESPHRLAKTLQAAAEELGDHRQAAVCRELTKTFEEVKVGGLRELADWAESGVKGEICVVVDAADEQAEPDVESLVELVEQKVAEGERLKAAAGDVAKAKGVSKRELYEAVLRGREKN from the coding sequence ATGAGTGAACCCGTAGAAACCAAGACTCTCCCCGCAGACGCAGTCGCTGCGCTACTTGCCCGCGCCGCCGAGAATCGACCTCTGCCGCAGGGGGGAATAATCTTGGCGGCCACGCCGCTGGGCAATCCGCTGGATGCTTCGGTGCGGCTGATCGACGCTCTGGCCAGCGCAGACATCGTGGCCGCGGAGGATACTCGCCGCACCCGGGCGCTCGCGGACACGCTGGGAGTGGAGATTTCCGGTCGAATCTACTCCAACTTCGACCACAACGAGGCCGAGCGGGCGGAGTTCTTCGTCGAGCAGGCAGTGCAGGGCCGACGCGTGCTAGTGGTGACAGACGCCGGCATGCCCTCCGTTTCCGATCCCGGGTTCCCGCTGGTCGTCGCTGCCCGTCGTGCTCGAGTGCCGGTGACATGCCTGCCGGGCCCTTCTGCGGTGCCGACCGCTCTGGCACTGTCCGGCCTGGGGGTGGGGCACTTCGCGTTCCTGGGCTTCGCACCACGCAAGGACGGCGCTCGGCGTTCGTTTTTTAGTTCCTTTAGTGACGCCCCCTACGCCGTCTGCTTCTTTGAATCCCCGCACAGGCTGGCCAAGACTCTGCAAGCGGCAGCCGAAGAGCTGGGGGATCACCGACAGGCGGCGGTGTGCCGTGAGCTGACGAAGACCTTCGAAGAGGTGAAGGTCGGCGGACTACGGGAGCTGGCCGATTGGGCGGAGAGCGGTGTGAAGGGGGAGATCTGCGTGGTGGTGGATGCCGCGGACGAGCAGGCAGAGCCGGACGTGGAATCGTTGGTCGAGTTGGTGGAGCAGAAAGTGGCGGAGGGGGAGCGTCTGAAGGCGGCGGCCGGAGACGTGGCAAAGGCCAAGGGCGTGAGCAAACGTGAGCTTTATGAAGCTGTGCTGCGCGGACGCGAGAAAAATTAG